In the genome of Thiorhodovibrio winogradskyi, the window AGGCGGCCTCGGAGTCCGGATCGAACAGTCCGCTGAGGGCGCGCTTGAAGCGTTCGCGCTCTGCGATGAGTTCAGGTTGACACAGCTCGGCCAGGGAGCATTCGCGGCAGCGGCGGTCGTTGACCGGCGGCGGCAGGCGCCCGGAGGCGAGCATGGTGCGGATGGCGGTCAGCGCCTCGCTGACGGCGGCGCGCAGGCTGGCATCGATGGCAACTTCACGGCGGCGATGACTGGATGCGTGGTAGATGGCGCCATGCGGAACCGGTCGGTCGAACATTTCTTCAAGGCAAAGTGCTTGGGCGGCGAGCTGGATATCATCATGGCGTGCCTGGCGTTTGCGACCATGTTTGTATTCGACCGGTAAGATGGCGCCGTCGGGATGGATTTCGACCAGATCGGCCTTGCCAACCAACCCCAGACGTTCGGACCACAGCGGCAGGGAGCGCTCGATCTTAACGCCGGCCTTGATGGCCTCGCCGGGCTGATCGACCAGATGATGCACCGCTTGTCCGCGCGCGGTGTGCAGATTGTCAGCGAAAGACTGCTCCTGGTGAATGAGCGCGCACTGACGCGGGCAGTAGGCCCAGTGTTGGAGCGCGGAGATGGCGATGGGGTCTGGTGTCCCGACCTTGTCGGACGCCGCTGTTGTATATACACTTGCAAGCATGAAGGTCATTTTCGATCCCGGCAAAGACCGCCGCAACATCTCCAAGCACGGTGTGTCACTGGCGTTGGCGGAAAAACTGGAATGGAACTTGATGACATGCTGGGAAGACGACCGTGAGGATTATTTCGAGTTGCGGCTGAAATGCCTTGCGCCCTTTGGGCCGGTGATCTATTGCGTCGCACTGACCGAGGACGATGATCACTATCGGATTTTCAGTCTTCGTAAAGCCACACCAAAAGAGGTGAGAGACTATGTACGTCGAAGATAGGCATGGCCGAACCTTCCATGTGCCTGACGAAGAAGAAGCCAGGCAGATTCGCGACGGCATTGAGGCCGATCCGGATGCGACGGAATTCACCGATGCGCAGTTGGCGCGGATGCGTCCGTTGGCCGAGCTGCGCGCGCAACGCAAGCAAGCGATTTCGATTCGGCTCTCTCCCGAGGTGCTGGAGCACTTCAAAGCTGGCGGCCCCGGCTGGCAGACGCGCATCGATGCAGCATTGCGCGATTATGTTGCCGCGCATTCGGCGCATTGAATCCCTTGTCGGACTCAGGCTTTCAGGTGGGCACCTGAAAGAAATCTCACGCACAGCCTCGATACTCAGGGATTCATGATCAGCAGTTCCACGCCGGGAAAGTCCGCGAGCGGACCCGGTTGTGGGGCATGAACGCGATAATCGCCGATCTGGCGTGCCGGAGCCGCCGGATTGGTCCGCTCGATGCGAATCAAATCGAACAGTTTATGCGCCGGGGCATTGCCCAACTCGGAGTCGTGCTTGAAGACATAGAGCCCGCGCGTCGCCATCTGCCCGCGCGCGGCAGAGCGGTCGTGCTCGAATATCTGCCCGAGCGCTTGCCAAAGCAGATCGAGATCGCCCTGATCGAAGCCGGTTTGTTTGGCGAGAAAGGCGGAGACGAAGCCGTGGGCACGATAGAGTCCATAGGGGACCGTGTGCTTGCGTCCCATGGTACGGTTGTCGCCGGATTGCTTTTCGGCCTCGGCATCGGTCGCCACCGCCATGCGGGTGATGGAATGCTCGGCGGCGACAATGGGATCGACCGAGCGCGCGAAGGTGAGCTGCACCGGGCCGCGCACCTGACCGCAGTTGGGCGCGCTTTTTAAGGACAACACAGCGCCGAAGGTGCGGATGTCATAGAAGTCCTGACACATCTGGGCGCGACCGCGCTCGGTCTCGTCGCGGCTGGGTTTGCGTGACTTGGTGTCCTTGAGCGCTTTCTCGATCAATTTGGCGAGTTTCTTGTCCAGATCTGGCGTGTCCTTGAGCCAATCCTTGACTTCGCCCTTGTCGAGCACCGCCGAGAAGGCAAGCTGGGCGCGGCCTTCGTCATCGCTGATGCGCTCAATGCCGGGCGGCAAGGCGGTTTCCGCCAGGGCATCTTCCAGCTCAAGCGGCACCTCGATGGTTTTGGTCTCGCCGAGGTTGATGCCGAGTTTCTCGAACGCCTTGACATGAGCATGGCCGAGCACGGCCTTTTCCTTGACATAAATGTCGTAGCCGGGCGCGAATAGCCCATCGTCCTGTTGTTTGGTCAGGCCGACGAAGTTGCGCACCTTGCGCTTCAGCGACACATCGGTGACCAGCCCCTGACCGGTTTCGGCATCAAGGCGCGGCAGGTTGCCGGCGTCCGGGTCGCCATTGGGATTGCCGTCCTGGACATCGAACAGCAGCACGAAATCATAACGATGGCCAATGCTCATGCGTCTTTCTCCTGGGAATTCTGGTCGTCTGGTTTAGCGGGTCGCTTGGTGAAAAAGGCTTGGCGCTGATGGTAGTAGCCAATGGCGAAGCGCCCCTGATCGGGCATGGCCATCTGATTGGGGAAATCGGCCAGCCCGTCGAGAATCTCGGCGATCAGGCGCTCCATGTTGACGGCGCGACCTTTGGCGAGCTTGCCGATGTGGTGGTTCTTGAGTCGCATCAGGGTCGGGAAGACCGCTACCGGGGTGCCGGAGGCGGCGCCATAGAAGCGATCACGGATGGTGCCGTTGATGCCGGGGCTGGCTTCTTCCTGGATGCGCTCAAGCGTAGCGAACAGGCGCCCGAGCCGATAGGCCGGGCTGGGATTGGCGAGATCGAGCATGGGCGTTGGCTCCGGGGCGGGATTGAGCGAATTTGTACCGGCGCGGCGCTGGTCGCGACACAGCCAGGCTTTGATGACGGCGGCGCGCGGGTAGGTCACGCGCTGCTCGGCGCGACAGCGCTGCACGGCGGCGTGCAGCAGGGTGGTTGGGTAAGGCCGCCCATTCAGGGTGGCGCGCATTACATCGCCGCCAAGATTGGGCGGAATGTTGTCGCCCTTGCCTTGCTGGGCGCAGTTCACCAATAGCCGAAATAGCGACAGGTATTCGGGATCGTTCGGCCCGCGCGCGATGCGCAGATCCTCGAAATGCCGGCGAATCCGTTGCGCCAGTTCCAGCGCCGGTGCGGTCTCCCAGAAGCGGATGCTGATGCGCGCGGCATTGGGCGCGAGGCCAAGCACATGGAAGCGATCCTCGCCCTTGCCGACGGCGAATTGACCCGATGCGACAGCACGATACAGCTCGGCGATGGCGCGCGTGCCCCGGTCAGGATCATCTTTCGGCGGCTCGCCGAAGAGGTCGGGCAGCGCGGTCTCGAGCGCATTGGGTTGTTCGGCCCAGAAGACGGTCGAGCTGTCGCCGACCTGGACGCGCTGCGGAGACTCCTTGCGCAGCAAATGGTTCAGCGCCGTGGTGTAAGCACTCGCTGCCGCCTTGCCGATAGGCGCATTGGCGCCCTGGAGTTTGCCGTAGGAGCGAAAGG includes:
- the cas4 gene encoding CRISPR-associated protein Cas4, which encodes MLASVYTTAASDKVGTPDPIAISALQHWAYCPRQCALIHQEQSFADNLHTARGQAVHHLVDQPGEAIKAGVKIERSLPLWSERLGLVGKADLVEIHPDGAILPVEYKHGRKRQARHDDIQLAAQALCLEEMFDRPVPHGAIYHASSHRRREVAIDASLRAAVSEALTAIRTMLASGRLPPPVNDRRCRECSLAELCQPELIAERERFKRALSGLFDPDSEAA
- a CDS encoding BrnT family toxin, yielding MKVIFDPGKDRRNISKHGVSLALAEKLEWNLMTCWEDDREDYFELRLKCLAPFGPVIYCVALTEDDDHYRIFSLRKATPKEVRDYVRRR
- a CDS encoding BrnA antitoxin family protein; the encoded protein is MYVEDRHGRTFHVPDEEEARQIRDGIEADPDATEFTDAQLARMRPLAELRAQRKQAISIRLSPEVLEHFKAGGPGWQTRIDAALRDYVAAHSAH
- the cas7c gene encoding type I-C CRISPR-associated protein Cas7/Csd2, with the protein product MSIGHRYDFVLLFDVQDGNPNGDPDAGNLPRLDAETGQGLVTDVSLKRKVRNFVGLTKQQDDGLFAPGYDIYVKEKAVLGHAHVKAFEKLGINLGETKTIEVPLELEDALAETALPPGIERISDDEGRAQLAFSAVLDKGEVKDWLKDTPDLDKKLAKLIEKALKDTKSRKPSRDETERGRAQMCQDFYDIRTFGAVLSLKSAPNCGQVRGPVQLTFARSVDPIVAAEHSITRMAVATDAEAEKQSGDNRTMGRKHTVPYGLYRAHGFVSAFLAKQTGFDQGDLDLLWQALGQIFEHDRSAARGQMATRGLYVFKHDSELGNAPAHKLFDLIRIERTNPAAPARQIGDYRVHAPQPGPLADFPGVELLIMNP
- the cas8c gene encoding type I-C CRISPR-associated protein Cas8c/Csd1, with product MILQALAAYYQRLQAAETGGESFAPAGFEYKEIPFVIELDPEGSLIGLTDTRGRDGNLKSSQRFLVPQAEKRTVQVKANLLWDTAEYALGIPDPKKLDERQKKGKADDYLDRVQEMHRAFIARLDELPDDTRADAAIQAMRSFLREAPLGAMQALPVWEDITKTNPCIGFRLRGDLDLVCQRPLVVDALRQPPAASEDGAICLLSGERGTIERLHPPIKGVWGAQTSGANIVSFNLGAFRSYGKLQGANAPIGKAAASAYTTALNHLLRKESPQRVQVGDSSTVFWAEQPNALETALPDLFGEPPKDDPDRGTRAIAELYRAVASGQFAVGKGEDRFHVLGLAPNAARISIRFWETAPALELAQRIRRHFEDLRIARGPNDPEYLSLFRLLVNCAQQGKGDNIPPNLGGDVMRATLNGRPYPTTLLHAAVQRCRAEQRVTYPRAAVIKAWLCRDQRRAGTNSLNPAPEPTPMLDLANPSPAYRLGRLFATLERIQEEASPGINGTIRDRFYGAASGTPVAVFPTLMRLKNHHIGKLAKGRAVNMERLIAEILDGLADFPNQMAMPDQGRFAIGYYHQRQAFFTKRPAKPDDQNSQEKDA